The following are encoded together in the Tepidiforma bonchosmolovskayae genome:
- a CDS encoding pyridoxamine 5'-phosphate oxidase family protein, protein MDVTWAQLQPEFDTITRRIVWAVVTTVDTRGRPRSRILHPIWDGHVGWIATSPLSLKAKHIAANPWVAVAYWDQQHEQVYAECRASWDTSLERRQWLWELFKTTPPPLGYDPGTLWRNGPSDPTFGALRLDPIRIEVSRLSEMMTGKPPRIWRPANG, encoded by the coding sequence ATGGACGTGACCTGGGCTCAGCTGCAGCCCGAATTCGACACCATTACCCGCCGCATCGTCTGGGCGGTCGTCACCACCGTCGACACGCGCGGGCGGCCGCGCTCCCGCATCCTCCACCCCATCTGGGATGGGCACGTGGGCTGGATCGCCACTTCGCCCCTCTCCCTCAAAGCGAAGCACATCGCCGCCAACCCGTGGGTCGCCGTCGCCTACTGGGACCAGCAGCACGAGCAGGTGTACGCCGAGTGCCGCGCCTCCTGGGATACCTCCCTCGAGCGCCGCCAGTGGCTCTGGGAGCTCTTCAAAACGACCCCGCCCCCGCTCGGCTACGACCCCGGCACCCTCTGGCGGAACGGCCCCTCCGACCCCACGTTCGGCGCGCTCCGGCTCGACCCCATCCGCATCGAAGTCTCCCGCCTCAGCGAAATGATGACCGGGAAGCCGCCCCGCATCTGGCGCCCGGCAAACGGCTAG
- a CDS encoding CaiB/BaiF CoA-transferase family protein has protein sequence MSAFSGFRVIDFCQGIAGPMATMLLADFGAEVIKVEPPGGDRMREHPGYWCWNRNKRVVTLDLHQFDGLAAARQLLASADAAVFDWTPGELERSGLDSVSVRGADPALVHAWFPPYSPLGRWSQLPPDEGLLEAVSGVAWLQMSYEDRPTYLVTPQVQYGQAMLGAGALAAALYAKLRTGRGQTLEVSGLHGVAAVESGGTIKAGEMFRLGGRGSRGGVPNYRLYECADGKWFFLGTLTPQFFLKALEATDMLHLMALEGVEGEFTNLLKPGVNQQVIEALEARFKEKPRQEWLDILQEAGVPRGPVGTLEEWFNSETVRANGMRVELAHERLGRVVIPGVPVKLSATPGAVRHLPQPAALADIPAHERVRGGDGPVLPGGPLAGVRVLDLGAFIAGTYAPTILANWGADVIKVEPLEGDPFRTYGLGFVGYNRGKRSLAIDLKRPEGREVFLDLVRVSDVVLDNFRLGVRERLGIDYAALRAVNPRIISCSVTGYGPSGPLAQDPGFDPLVQARSGLMALQGGDDEPVFYQIPVNDTASAMMAAFGVVAALAAREVTGEGQEVTTCLANQSVLTLSGEVTWYEGRPPNPKGGLDLLGLSALNRYYQCADGWVLIAATKPEHFHGVCAGLGHPEWAGGWLAEQALREPVEGRLAERIAGVLAGMPRLEVLDRLLTRGVPAASAVSTDELFEDPWLHASGYFEDFEHPQLGTVRGPRLLGWFPEMPNGYPRRSPLVGEHTVEVLRECGIGEERVAALLAAGVVLQAQG, from the coding sequence ATGAGTGCGTTCAGCGGATTCCGGGTCATCGATTTCTGCCAGGGCATCGCCGGGCCGATGGCGACGATGCTGCTTGCCGACTTCGGCGCCGAGGTGATCAAGGTGGAGCCGCCGGGGGGCGACCGGATGCGGGAGCACCCGGGGTACTGGTGCTGGAACCGGAACAAGCGGGTGGTGACCCTTGATCTCCACCAGTTCGACGGCCTGGCTGCCGCCCGGCAGCTCCTTGCCAGTGCGGATGCCGCCGTGTTCGACTGGACCCCGGGGGAGTTAGAGCGGAGCGGCCTCGACTCCGTTTCCGTGCGAGGCGCCGACCCCGCCCTGGTGCACGCATGGTTTCCGCCCTACTCCCCCCTTGGACGATGGAGCCAGCTGCCGCCGGACGAAGGGCTGCTCGAGGCGGTCTCGGGCGTGGCGTGGCTGCAGATGAGCTACGAAGACCGGCCGACCTACCTGGTGACGCCGCAGGTGCAGTACGGCCAGGCGATGCTGGGCGCGGGGGCACTTGCCGCGGCGCTGTATGCGAAGCTGCGCACGGGCAGGGGCCAGACGCTCGAGGTGAGCGGCCTGCACGGGGTGGCAGCGGTGGAGAGTGGCGGGACGATCAAGGCGGGGGAGATGTTCCGCCTCGGGGGCCGGGGGAGCAGGGGCGGTGTGCCGAACTACCGGCTGTACGAGTGCGCCGATGGCAAGTGGTTCTTCCTCGGCACACTGACGCCGCAGTTCTTCCTGAAGGCGCTGGAAGCGACGGACATGCTCCACCTGATGGCGCTGGAGGGCGTCGAGGGCGAGTTCACGAACCTGCTGAAGCCCGGGGTGAACCAGCAGGTGATCGAGGCGCTGGAGGCGAGATTTAAAGAAAAGCCGCGGCAGGAGTGGCTGGATATTCTCCAGGAGGCGGGCGTGCCCCGCGGGCCGGTTGGGACGCTCGAGGAGTGGTTCAACAGCGAGACGGTGCGCGCGAATGGGATGCGGGTGGAGCTGGCGCACGAGCGGCTGGGCAGGGTGGTCATCCCCGGGGTGCCGGTGAAGCTCAGCGCGACCCCGGGCGCCGTGCGGCATCTCCCGCAGCCGGCGGCCCTGGCGGACATCCCGGCGCACGAGCGGGTACGGGGCGGCGACGGGCCGGTGCTGCCGGGCGGGCCGCTGGCGGGGGTGCGGGTGCTCGACCTCGGCGCGTTCATCGCGGGGACGTACGCGCCGACCATCCTCGCGAACTGGGGCGCCGACGTGATCAAGGTGGAGCCGCTCGAGGGCGACCCGTTCCGGACGTACGGGCTGGGCTTCGTGGGCTACAACCGGGGCAAGCGGAGCCTGGCCATCGACCTGAAGCGGCCAGAGGGGCGGGAGGTGTTCCTCGACCTGGTGCGGGTGAGCGATGTGGTGCTCGACAACTTCCGGCTGGGGGTGCGGGAGCGGCTGGGGATCGACTATGCGGCGCTGCGGGCGGTGAACCCCCGGATCATCAGCTGTTCGGTGACGGGGTACGGGCCGAGCGGGCCGCTGGCGCAGGACCCGGGGTTCGACCCGCTGGTGCAGGCGCGGAGCGGCCTGATGGCGCTGCAGGGCGGCGACGACGAGCCGGTGTTCTACCAGATCCCGGTGAACGACACGGCGAGCGCCATGATGGCGGCCTTCGGGGTGGTGGCAGCGCTGGCGGCGCGGGAGGTCACGGGCGAGGGGCAGGAGGTGACGACCTGCCTCGCGAACCAGAGCGTGCTGACCCTTTCGGGCGAGGTGACGTGGTACGAAGGGCGCCCGCCGAACCCGAAGGGCGGGCTCGACCTGCTGGGTCTCTCGGCGCTGAACCGGTACTACCAGTGCGCGGACGGCTGGGTGCTCATCGCGGCCACGAAGCCGGAGCACTTCCACGGCGTGTGCGCGGGACTCGGGCACCCGGAGTGGGCCGGGGGCTGGCTGGCGGAGCAGGCGCTCCGGGAGCCGGTGGAGGGGAGGCTGGCCGAGCGGATCGCCGGGGTCCTGGCGGGAATGCCGCGGCTGGAGGTGCTGGACCGGCTGCTGACGCGGGGGGTGCCGGCGGCGTCAGCGGTCTCGACGGACGAGCTATTCGAGGACCCGTGGCTGCACGCCTCGGGGTACTTCGAGGATTTTGAGCACCCACAGCTGGGAACGGTCCGCGGGCCGCGGCTGCTGGGGTGGTTCCCGGAGATGCCGAACGGCTATCCGCGGCGGTCGCCGCTGGTGGGCGAGCACACGGTGGAGGTGCTGCGGGAGTGCGGCATCGGCGAGGAGCGGGTTGCGGCGCTGCTGGCGGCCGGGGTCGTCCTGCAGGCGCAGGGTTAG
- the coxB gene encoding cytochrome c oxidase subunit II, whose product MHGKHLISVALLWAGLTAIGELLVFADLFPAVGSHEAEDFDSIFRFLLILGIPVFTFVIAVVAYAALTWRVRGERPAEDGPPIRGSGWIPRIWLAVTGSLAVFVMIYPGLTGLAKLQSSYTTYGWGKEEADLEINATAFMWQWTFDYPDGTQVSLTKGKEVVIPVNKHVRFNVNSIDVVHSLWIPAFRMKIDAIPGRTTYMTVFPTELGAYDEDQSYRVQCAELCGLDHSKMWLPIRVVSESEFEAWLASLKSEGK is encoded by the coding sequence TTGCACGGGAAACACCTCATCAGCGTCGCCCTCCTCTGGGCCGGCCTCACCGCCATCGGCGAGCTCCTCGTCTTCGCCGACCTCTTCCCGGCGGTCGGCTCCCACGAAGCCGAGGACTTCGACAGCATCTTCCGCTTCCTCCTCATCCTCGGCATTCCCGTCTTCACCTTTGTCATCGCCGTCGTCGCCTACGCCGCGCTGACCTGGCGCGTCCGGGGCGAACGGCCCGCGGAGGACGGCCCGCCCATCCGTGGCTCCGGCTGGATCCCGCGTATCTGGCTCGCAGTCACCGGATCCCTGGCTGTCTTCGTCATGATCTATCCCGGCCTCACCGGCCTCGCCAAGCTCCAGTCCAGCTATACCACCTACGGCTGGGGCAAGGAGGAGGCCGACCTCGAGATCAACGCCACCGCCTTCATGTGGCAGTGGACCTTCGACTACCCGGATGGCACCCAGGTCTCCCTCACGAAGGGCAAAGAGGTCGTCATCCCGGTCAACAAGCATGTTCGCTTCAACGTCAACTCGATCGACGTGGTCCATTCGCTCTGGATCCCCGCCTTCCGCATGAAGATCGACGCCATCCCCGGGCGGACCACGTACATGACCGTCTTCCCCACGGAGCTCGGCGCCTACGACGAGGACCAGTCCTACCGCGTCCAGTGCGCCGAACTCTGCGGGCTCGACCACTCGAAGATGTGGCTGCCGATCCGCGTCGTCTCCGAATCCGAATTCGAGGCCTGGCTCGCCAGCCTCAAGAGCGAGGGGAAATAG
- a CDS encoding cytochrome C oxidase subunit IV family protein has translation MRKPMQTGLIVAAILAVLTVTEYLFATHIDDDLVRFLGITASAVGKAGLIVYYFMHIYRLWRPQEAH, from the coding sequence ATGCGCAAACCGATGCAAACCGGCCTCATCGTCGCGGCAATCCTCGCCGTCCTCACCGTCACCGAATACCTCTTCGCCACCCACATCGACGACGACCTCGTCCGCTTCCTCGGCATCACCGCCTCGGCCGTCGGCAAGGCCGGGCTCATCGTCTACTACTTCATGCACATCTACCGCCTCTGGCGGCCCCAGGAGGCCCACTAA
- a CDS encoding cytochrome c oxidase subunit 3 produces the protein MALATAHQPAAHAPAHNHLAINRAGLWLFFFSETILFGLLLSARFYLEGIHREELDQLLGLGITIVLLLSSVTAYTAETAIEHDNKKVGSWYLFFTILLGLIFAGGVAFEWSTAHFHRYESFGSVFFTMTGIHATHVITGVVMLILVWIQALRGRYSSKNPWAVSAVVMYWHFVDVVWVFYYPALYLTK, from the coding sequence ATGGCGCTCGCAACCGCACACCAGCCCGCCGCGCACGCCCCGGCCCATAACCACCTCGCCATCAACCGCGCCGGGCTCTGGCTCTTCTTCTTCTCCGAGACCATCCTCTTCGGCCTCCTCCTCAGCGCCCGCTTCTACCTCGAAGGCATCCACCGCGAAGAGCTCGACCAGCTCCTCGGCCTCGGCATCACCATCGTCCTCCTCCTCTCCTCCGTCACGGCCTACACCGCCGAAACGGCCATCGAGCACGACAACAAGAAGGTCGGGAGCTGGTACCTCTTCTTCACCATCCTGCTCGGCCTCATCTTCGCCGGCGGCGTCGCCTTCGAATGGTCGACCGCCCACTTCCACCGCTACGAGTCCTTCGGCTCCGTCTTCTTCACCATGACCGGCATCCACGCCACCCACGTCATCACCGGCGTGGTCATGCTCATCCTCGTCTGGATCCAGGCCCTCCGCGGGCGCTACAGCTCCAAAAATCCCTGGGCCGTCAGCGCCGTCGTCATGTACTGGCACTTCGTCGACGTCGTCTGGGTCTTCTACTACCCGGCCCTCTACCTCACCAAGTAG
- the pdxS gene encoding pyridoxal 5'-phosphate synthase lyase subunit PdxS, translated as MSQAQTGTWAVKVGLAQMLKGGVIMDVVTPEQAKIAEEAGACAVMALERVPADIRRDGGVARMSDPEIIYRIMEAVTIPVMAKARIGHFVEAEVLQAIGVDYIDESEVLTPADEAHHIDKHQFKVPFVCGARNLGEALRRIGEGAAMIRTKGEAGTGDIVEAVRHMRAVQDEIRRLTTLSDDEIYTAAKELGAPLELVQQVKREGRLPVVNFAAGGVATPADAALMMRLGADGVFVGSGIFKSENPPAVARAIVEATTHYQDPEVIARVSRGLGKAMPGISVASLGEKELLATRGW; from the coding sequence ATGTCCCAGGCACAGACCGGCACGTGGGCAGTCAAAGTCGGCCTCGCCCAGATGCTCAAGGGCGGCGTCATCATGGATGTCGTCACCCCCGAACAGGCCAAAATCGCCGAAGAAGCCGGCGCCTGCGCCGTCATGGCCCTCGAACGCGTCCCCGCCGACATCCGCCGCGACGGCGGCGTCGCCCGCATGAGCGACCCCGAGATCATCTACCGCATCATGGAGGCCGTCACCATCCCCGTCATGGCGAAGGCCCGCATCGGCCACTTCGTCGAAGCCGAAGTCCTCCAGGCCATCGGCGTCGACTACATCGACGAGTCCGAGGTCCTCACCCCCGCCGACGAAGCCCACCACATCGATAAGCACCAGTTCAAGGTCCCCTTCGTCTGCGGCGCCCGCAACCTCGGCGAAGCCCTCCGCCGCATCGGCGAAGGCGCCGCCATGATCCGCACCAAGGGCGAAGCCGGCACCGGCGACATCGTCGAGGCCGTCCGCCACATGCGCGCCGTCCAGGACGAAATCCGCCGGCTCACCACCCTCTCCGACGACGAGATCTACACGGCTGCGAAGGAACTCGGCGCCCCGCTCGAACTCGTCCAGCAGGTCAAGCGCGAAGGCCGCCTCCCGGTCGTCAACTTCGCCGCCGGCGGCGTGGCCACCCCCGCCGACGCCGCGCTCATGATGCGCCTCGGCGCCGACGGCGTCTTCGTCGGCTCCGGCATCTTCAAGTCCGAAAACCCGCCGGCCGTCGCCCGCGCCATCGTCGAGGCCACCACCCACTACCAGGACCCCGAGGTCATCGCCCGGGTCAGCCGCGGCCTCGGCAAGGCGATGCCCGGCATCTCCGTCGCCTCCCTCGGCGAAAAAGAGCTGCTCGCCACCCGCGGCTGGTAG
- a CDS encoding cytochrome c oxidase subunit I, which translates to MYAVKSVFGALGLGLIGFYLGLGIVAILRWLFGYPDAWGGEINIIGGWVLGVFMWLMGIGMWGQWGREWFGLKTYTRQLPGWQRYFTFNTDHKVIGIQYLVTFMVVFFLAGALAMLMRLELAQSGHQFISNGQYNGAMGLHGILMVAVAVAAVIGGIGNYAVPLMIGAQDMAFPRLNALTFWLVPPVAVGLLATPFLGGIEHGWTAYPPLAIRANSAQILFDLSIITFGLTSILGALNFIVTIIYMRAPGLSWGRLPIFVWAMFATSWIALLYTQGFAAALLLVALDRLGFSFFNSANGGDPLLYQHVFWFYSHPAVYIMVLPGFGLALELIAHFSRKPLFAYRYAVAAFLGILGLSGVVWAHHMFTSGMPNYLHGPFLVATELISIPTGLIFLSALGTIWLGRLWLKPPMLFALAVIFNFACGGVTGIFLADVPTDIHLQDTYFVVAHFHYTIVGGEIFALFAAIYYYFPKMTGRMYNERLAKLHFWWMFIGFNATFFLMHLPGIKGMNRRIADYPSELDPLNLAVSLAGFFLGASFLVFIWNMVYSWVRGPVAEANPWQARTLEWQTSSPPPHENFPVPPVVSGGPYDYGVPGSKHATFPAAPSAGFAGAPAGGGGQ; encoded by the coding sequence ATGTATGCAGTAAAGTCCGTCTTCGGTGCACTCGGTCTCGGCCTCATCGGGTTCTACCTGGGCCTCGGCATCGTCGCCATCCTCCGCTGGCTCTTCGGCTATCCCGACGCCTGGGGCGGCGAAATCAACATCATCGGCGGCTGGGTCCTCGGCGTCTTCATGTGGCTCATGGGCATCGGCATGTGGGGCCAGTGGGGCCGCGAATGGTTCGGCCTCAAAACCTACACCCGGCAGCTGCCCGGCTGGCAGCGCTACTTCACCTTCAACACCGACCACAAGGTCATCGGCATCCAGTATCTCGTGACCTTCATGGTCGTCTTCTTCCTCGCCGGCGCCCTCGCCATGCTCATGCGCCTCGAGCTCGCCCAGAGCGGCCACCAGTTCATCAGCAACGGCCAGTACAACGGCGCCATGGGCCTCCACGGCATCCTGATGGTGGCCGTGGCCGTCGCCGCGGTCATCGGCGGCATCGGCAACTACGCCGTCCCGCTCATGATCGGCGCCCAGGACATGGCCTTCCCCCGCCTCAACGCCCTCACCTTCTGGCTCGTCCCGCCGGTCGCCGTCGGCCTCCTCGCCACCCCCTTCCTCGGCGGCATCGAACACGGCTGGACGGCCTACCCGCCCCTGGCCATCCGCGCGAACAGCGCCCAGATCCTCTTCGACCTCTCCATCATCACATTCGGCCTCACCTCCATCCTCGGCGCGCTCAACTTCATCGTGACCATCATCTACATGCGCGCCCCTGGCCTCTCCTGGGGCCGGCTTCCCATCTTCGTCTGGGCGATGTTCGCTACCTCCTGGATCGCCCTCCTCTACACCCAGGGCTTCGCCGCGGCGCTCCTCCTCGTCGCACTCGACCGTCTCGGATTCTCCTTCTTCAACAGCGCCAACGGCGGCGACCCCCTCCTCTACCAGCACGTCTTCTGGTTCTACTCGCACCCCGCCGTGTACATCATGGTGCTCCCCGGCTTCGGCCTTGCGCTCGAACTGATCGCGCACTTCTCCCGCAAGCCGCTCTTCGCCTACCGCTACGCCGTCGCCGCCTTCCTCGGCATCCTCGGCCTCAGCGGCGTCGTCTGGGCCCATCACATGTTCACCTCGGGCATGCCCAACTACCTCCACGGGCCCTTCCTCGTCGCCACCGAGCTCATCTCCATCCCCACCGGCCTCATCTTCCTCTCCGCGCTCGGCACCATCTGGCTCGGCCGCCTCTGGCTGAAACCGCCGATGCTCTTCGCCCTTGCGGTCATCTTCAACTTCGCCTGCGGCGGCGTCACCGGCATCTTCCTCGCCGACGTCCCCACCGACATCCACCTCCAGGACACCTACTTCGTCGTCGCCCACTTCCACTACACCATCGTCGGCGGCGAAATTTTCGCCCTCTTCGCGGCCATCTACTACTACTTCCCCAAGATGACCGGCCGCATGTACAACGAACGCCTCGCAAAACTCCACTTCTGGTGGATGTTCATCGGCTTCAACGCCACCTTCTTCCTCATGCACCTGCCCGGCATCAAGGGCATGAACCGGCGCATCGCCGATTACCCCTCCGAGCTCGACCCGCTCAACCTCGCCGTCAGCCTCGCCGGCTTCTTCCTCGGCGCCTCCTTCCTCGTCTTCATCTGGAACATGGTCTACAGCTGGGTCCGCGGCCCCGTCGCCGAGGCCAACCCCTGGCAGGCCCGCACCCTCGAGTGGCAGACCAGCTCGCCTCCGCCGCATGAGAACTTCCCTGTCCCGCCCGTGGTCAGCGGCGGCCCCTACGACTACGGCGTGCCCGGCTCAAAGCACGCGACCTTCCCCGCAGCGCCGTCGGCCGGCTTCGCCGGCGCCCCGGCGGGCGGCGGCGGCCAGTAA